In Bacteroidota bacterium, a single window of DNA contains:
- a CDS encoding T9SS type A sorting domain-containing protein: protein MKTASSLVASALVVTSMIVGNSIPVVAQWTEANGPYSSTIYGMASAGRTLVAGWPKGVFVSTDDGANWASYNNLLTNAGAVCLAAVPEAGGGTNFFASYGYGGPYISTDYGKTWTQRPIGQNYGVWSLAVSGSKLFAGTNNGAFISSDNGLTWDTVCIALPQNYRPICFAFGSKVFMLSQLGVVLSTDAGNTWSVVDSALKRPGILAASGSDLYTFADSVLRSSDDGRSWTSVTNNLPITPYNQVSALAASGNMLFVGTSAKGLFRSTDRGATWASISDGLPNNGVPNNLTYTTVYSLAITDSFLLVGFNQGGIWRRPLSQMTASVEQRPTVRDRESFLPYPNPASTAINMDGLEGISEVRILDATGRQVLSQKIADARVLLDVSGLASGVYSAILTHTNGAIDVRRFSVLH, encoded by the coding sequence ATGAAAACAGCATCCTCATTAGTTGCTTCGGCACTGGTAGTAACCAGCATGATCGTTGGAAATAGCATACCCGTTGTGGCGCAGTGGACGGAGGCAAACGGACCCTATAGTAGCACGATCTATGGCATGGCCTCTGCTGGCCGAACACTCGTCGCCGGTTGGCCGAAAGGAGTCTTTGTATCGACAGACGATGGTGCGAACTGGGCATCTTATAATAACTTGCTGACTAACGCCGGTGCTGTTTGCCTTGCTGCCGTTCCGGAAGCGGGTGGCGGTACGAACTTCTTTGCCAGTTATGGTTATGGAGGTCCATACATTTCGACGGATTACGGCAAGACCTGGACTCAGCGTCCTATCGGACAGAACTACGGTGTTTGGTCCCTCGCCGTTTCTGGCTCCAAACTTTTTGCTGGCACGAACAACGGCGCCTTTATTTCGTCCGACAATGGCTTAACGTGGGATACCGTCTGCATTGCCTTGCCGCAAAACTATCGTCCCATTTGTTTTGCCTTCGGATCGAAGGTCTTCATGCTGTCTCAGCTCGGCGTCGTGCTTTCGACGGATGCCGGCAACACGTGGTCCGTGGTGGATTCCGCACTGAAGCGGCCCGGCATCCTGGCTGCGTCTGGCTCGGACCTCTACACCTTCGCCGACAGCGTTTTGCGGTCTAGTGACGATGGCAGAAGCTGGACGAGTGTCACCAACAATCTGCCGATCACGCCATACAATCAGGTCAGCGCGTTGGCTGCTTCTGGCAATATGTTGTTTGTTGGAACGTCCGCAAAAGGACTCTTTCGTTCGACTGATCGGGGTGCAACGTGGGCATCGATCAGCGACGGTTTACCCAACAACGGGGTGCCAAACAATTTGACGTATACTACCGTATATTCATTGGCTATTACCGATTCGTTTCTGCTCGTCGGATTTAACCAGGGCGGTATTTGGAGAAGACCGTTGTCACAGATGACTGCTTCCGTAGAACAACGTCCAACCGTCAGGGATCGCGAGTCCTTCCTTCCATATCCCAATCCTGCCAGCACTGCCATAAATATGGACGGACTTGAGGGCATTAGCGAAGTTCGCATTCTCGATGCCACAGGAAGGCAAGTACTTTCGCAAAAGATTGCCGACGCGCGGGTCTTGCTCGATGTGAGCGGCCTTGCCTCCGGAGTGTATTCCGCTATACTCACTCATACGAATGGCGCCATTGATGTTCGGCGATTCTCAGTGCTTCACTGA
- a CDS encoding NAD(P)H-binding protein, whose protein sequence is MKIFVAGASGFIGERVLDDLLRTGHDVTAHVHSDASLRALQREHPDLHMVKVDLSKEKEVHGIIAHGTEAVIYLPGVLRESKGLTFEGLHVDGVRNLLAEAKMAGVRRWIQMSALGVEPHSNIRYYDTKWRAEVMVRASGLAWTILRPSLIFDDRPRRQHNFVSEVAKAIRMAPFVPILGRGDFLMQPVSVDDVSQTIIQSLTKPETIDKTFELGGPEKLTYKEIVLRIACAMGSKKRAAHIPMWLILGAAQLLQRFSWFPITVDELTMLTAGNYIRDAGCERDWRATFELPMKRFDEAAISKLLTAPH, encoded by the coding sequence ATGAAAATCTTTGTTGCGGGCGCCTCTGGTTTCATTGGGGAGCGGGTCCTTGATGACCTGCTCCGCACCGGTCACGATGTGACGGCCCACGTCCATTCCGATGCATCGCTGCGGGCACTCCAACGAGAGCACCCAGACCTGCACATGGTCAAAGTCGATCTCTCAAAAGAGAAGGAGGTTCATGGCATAATTGCGCATGGTACCGAGGCCGTGATTTACTTGCCGGGCGTGTTGCGCGAATCGAAAGGACTAACTTTCGAAGGACTGCATGTCGATGGCGTCCGAAATTTACTCGCTGAGGCAAAGATGGCAGGAGTGCGCCGATGGATCCAGATGTCTGCTCTCGGCGTCGAGCCGCATTCGAATATCAGATACTATGACACCAAATGGCGCGCTGAGGTGATGGTTCGGGCCAGTGGACTCGCCTGGACAATTCTTCGGCCTTCGCTAATCTTCGATGACCGTCCGCGGCGACAGCACAACTTTGTCAGTGAGGTTGCGAAGGCAATTCGGATGGCGCCATTCGTACCAATTTTGGGACGCGGCGATTTTCTGATGCAGCCCGTCTCGGTCGACGACGTGTCGCAGACCATCATACAATCGCTCACGAAACCCGAGACGATTGACAAGACCTTCGAACTCGGCGGACCAGAGAAGTTAACCTATAAAGAAATTGTGCTTCGGATTGCGTGCGCAATGGGATCGAAGAAGCGCGCAGCACATATTCCGATGTGGCTAATCCTTGGTGCCGCACAATTACTTCAGCGATTTTCATGGTTTCCAATCACTGTTGATGAGTTGACGATGCTGACGGCCGGGAATTACATTCGAGATGCCGGATGTGAGCGAGATTGGCGCGCAACGTTCGAACTGCCAATGAAGCGATTCGACGAAGCAGCTATCAGCAAATTGCTGACGGCCCCCCATTAG
- a CDS encoding adenine phosphoribosyltransferase: MLEPIVEESLLAEQLIRDIPDFPRAGILFKDITPVLSNPDAMREVIDRFLDFARAKEPTIIVGIESRGFVFGMPLALELGLPFVPVRKSGKLPYQTIQEEYALEYGVNSMEVHTDAIVSGDRVIIVDDLLATGGTASAAKRLVNRLGGSVEGFAFLIELQFLQGRLALENDDVLSLLSFD, from the coding sequence ATGCTAGAACCCATTGTCGAAGAGAGTCTTTTAGCCGAGCAACTGATACGGGATATTCCCGATTTTCCGCGTGCTGGTATCCTTTTCAAGGATATTACACCGGTACTATCGAATCCAGATGCCATGCGCGAAGTCATCGACCGTTTTCTTGACTTTGCGCGCGCAAAGGAGCCGACCATCATCGTCGGCATTGAGTCCCGAGGTTTTGTCTTTGGGATGCCACTGGCGCTCGAGTTGGGGCTTCCGTTCGTGCCAGTCCGGAAATCCGGCAAGCTCCCCTACCAGACCATACAGGAAGAGTATGCGCTCGAATACGGCGTGAACAGCATGGAGGTCCACACCGACGCAATCGTTAGCGGGGATCGGGTGATCATCGTGGATGACTTGCTGGCCACCGGAGGGACTGCAAGCGCAGCCAAACGGCTGGTCAATCGTTTGGGTGGATCGGTCGAGGGATTCGCATTCCTGATCGAGCTCCAGTTTCTTCAAGGTCGCCTTGCACTGGAGAACGATGATGTACTGTCGCTGCTCTCGTTTGACTAA
- the rplK gene encoding 50S ribosomal protein L11: MAKKVTGFIKLQIPAGKANPAPPVGPALGQKGVNIPEFCKQFNARTSKEGDMIIPVVITVYSDKSFTFITKTPPAASLLLKAVSVDKGSKEPNRIKVAKVSREDVEKIAKLKMPDLNAASIEAAISMVSGTARSMGITVEG; encoded by the coding sequence ATGGCGAAAAAAGTAACTGGATTCATCAAACTGCAGATTCCAGCCGGAAAGGCCAATCCCGCGCCGCCGGTTGGCCCGGCGCTCGGTCAAAAGGGTGTCAACATCCCGGAGTTCTGCAAACAATTCAACGCACGGACCTCCAAAGAGGGCGACATGATTATTCCTGTCGTTATCACGGTCTATTCTGATAAGAGCTTCACTTTCATCACCAAGACTCCGCCAGCGGCGTCCTTGTTGCTGAAGGCGGTCTCCGTCGATAAAGGCTCGAAGGAGCCGAATCGCATCAAGGTTGCGAAAGTCTCGCGTGAAGACGTCGAGAAAATTGCAAAGCTCAAAATGCCGGACCTGAACGCTGCTTCCATTGAAGCCGCGATCAGCATGGTCTCTGGAACCGCCCGTTCGATGGGCATTACTGTGGAGGGATAA
- the rplA gene encoding 50S ribosomal protein L1, whose amino-acid sequence MAQHGKRYNNLVKKAGTESKALHIADAVSKMKATATAKFDESVDIAINLGVDPRKADQAIRGTVSLPHGIGKTVRVTVVTRNQEAAALAAGADEAGFETILEKIKGGWTDTDVIIATPEVMGELGKLGRILGPRGLMPNPKSGTVTQDVATAVKEVKAGKIEYRVDKGGNVHASVGKASFEAPKLVDNINMFLATIIRAKPSSAKGHYIKSVAISSTMGPSFKIDSTEAQKAHG is encoded by the coding sequence ATGGCACAGCACGGAAAGCGTTACAACAATCTCGTTAAGAAGGCCGGCACGGAGAGCAAAGCGCTCCATATCGCCGATGCCGTCAGTAAGATGAAGGCGACCGCCACGGCAAAGTTCGATGAGTCGGTCGATATTGCGATCAATCTTGGAGTCGATCCCCGCAAAGCCGATCAGGCGATTCGCGGTACCGTTTCTTTGCCGCACGGGATTGGCAAGACGGTGCGCGTGACGGTCGTGACCCGCAATCAGGAAGCTGCCGCGCTTGCGGCCGGCGCCGATGAAGCGGGTTTCGAGACGATTCTCGAAAAGATCAAAGGCGGATGGACCGATACCGATGTCATCATCGCAACACCCGAAGTCATGGGTGAGCTTGGTAAGCTGGGCCGAATTCTCGGACCGCGCGGACTCATGCCGAACCCGAAATCGGGTACGGTCACGCAGGACGTTGCCACAGCGGTGAAGGAAGTCAAGGCCGGTAAGATCGAGTATCGTGTCGATAAGGGCGGCAACGTGCATGCCTCGGTCGGCAAGGCGTCGTTCGAAGCACCGAAGTTGGTGGACAACATCAATATGTTCTTGGCGACGATTATCCGCGCGAAGCCGTCTTCGGCCAAGGGCCATTACATCAAGTCTGTCGCGATCAGTTCGACCATGGGTCCGAGCTTTAAGATCGACTCGACCGAAGCGCAGAAGGCGCACGGATAA
- a CDS encoding T9SS type A sorting domain-containing protein: MTSTFIRTIAVSGSNLFAGTGGGVFLSIDNGTTWADVSGGLTSTQITALGVIGSNLFAGTYSGVWCRPLSEMIDPATVTATASSKHNVSTYPNPFSQSTTISFTPEASGYAEVSIVNLLGVEVARLFAGELGAGKRTFEWKPSEVPDGMYECLVRMNGRVKKISVMLVR; this comes from the coding sequence TTGACAAGCACTTTTATCCGGACTATAGCAGTAAGTGGCTCGAATCTGTTCGCCGGGACCGGCGGTGGTGTCTTTCTCTCCATCGATAATGGAACAACTTGGGCAGATGTGAGCGGCGGCTTAACAAGTACCCAAATCACGGCGCTTGGAGTTATTGGCTCGAATCTTTTTGCAGGGACTTACAGCGGTGTTTGGTGCCGCCCCCTTTCAGAGATGATAGATCCTGCCACAGTAACTGCAACGGCATCATCGAAGCACAACGTTAGCACCTATCCCAATCCCTTCTCCCAATCCACCACAATCTCCTTCACGCCGGAGGCCAGCGGCTATGCGGAGGTCTCGATCGTGAACCTGCTGGGTGTCGAAGTGGCGCGGCTGTTTGCGGGTGAGCTTGGAGCAGGGAAGCGTACGTTCGAGTGGAAGCCTTCCGAAGTGCCGGATGGAATGTATGAATGTCTGGTCCGAATGAACGGGCGAGTGAAGAAGATCTCAGTAATGCTGGTACGTTAG
- a CDS encoding DUF5668 domain-containing protein, whose translation MEQTRSAVAPLIYGLVLATIGVVFLLDRFSMVNADVVWQAWPLVFCVWGIVRLFSSPEPREKIIALFAIGMGVLLTMHEFGAIRYGIGDLWPLFLIVPGLLMVWRALQTRKGAQVDVVPSLDRSGFNSVAIFGGIDRRVEGEFKSGVTVTAVFGGFKIDLSRAQMKGDDAVIFVNAFFGGGEIYTPESWHISMEGIGLFGGFSDKTRYTPTPGAPTKTLHVRGSAIFGGVEVKN comes from the coding sequence ACTTATCTATGGACTCGTCCTGGCCACCATCGGAGTGGTATTTCTACTAGACCGATTCAGCATGGTCAATGCGGACGTAGTGTGGCAGGCCTGGCCCCTTGTGTTTTGTGTTTGGGGCATCGTTCGCCTCTTTTCATCGCCCGAGCCACGCGAGAAGATAATCGCGTTGTTCGCAATCGGCATGGGTGTATTGCTCACGATGCACGAGTTCGGCGCGATACGCTATGGTATTGGCGATCTCTGGCCTCTCTTCCTCATTGTGCCCGGATTGCTGATGGTATGGCGAGCACTGCAAACTCGCAAGGGAGCGCAAGTTGATGTCGTCCCTTCGCTCGACCGCTCCGGCTTCAATTCTGTTGCGATCTTTGGTGGCATCGATCGACGTGTAGAGGGCGAATTTAAGTCGGGTGTCACTGTAACTGCGGTATTTGGTGGATTCAAGATCGACTTATCGCGCGCCCAAATGAAAGGTGATGACGCCGTGATCTTTGTGAATGCATTTTTCGGCGGCGGTGAGATTTATACTCCCGAATCGTGGCACATTTCAATGGAGGGAATCGGACTCTTTGGTGGCTTCTCGGATAAAACGCGCTACACACCAACTCCGGGAGCGCCGACCAAAACGCTGCACGTCCGCGGCTCTGCGATTTTTGGCGGCGTCGAAGTTAAGAACTGA